A stretch of Paracoccus sp. N5 DNA encodes these proteins:
- the xdhC gene encoding xanthine dehydrogenase accessory protein XdhC, with amino-acid sequence MIRVRITRTRGSSPRETGATMVVTAQGVQGTIGGGQLEYMAIDRARQMLARDESAARMDVPLGPEIGQCCGGRVELDLTRIAEAPPAPEHPQVLIFGAGHVGRALSRALALLPLRPILIDQRAQELAQASGETRLTPLPEAEIRKAPFGSSFVILTHDHALDFLLAAEALRRMDAPYIGMIGSKTKLAQFRRFARAQGLDTDRLTCPIGAGWSRDKRPEIIAAFTAAELIGRLTQSTSLLRKYPCDS; translated from the coding sequence ATGATCCGGGTCCGGATCACCCGCACGCGCGGCTCCAGCCCGCGCGAGACCGGGGCGACGATGGTCGTCACCGCCCAGGGCGTGCAGGGCACCATCGGCGGCGGCCAGCTGGAATACATGGCCATCGACCGCGCCCGGCAGATGCTGGCGCGCGACGAGTCGGCGGCGCGCATGGACGTCCCCCTGGGCCCCGAGATCGGCCAGTGCTGCGGCGGCCGGGTCGAGCTCGACCTGACCCGCATCGCCGAGGCGCCCCCGGCCCCCGAGCATCCGCAAGTGCTGATCTTCGGCGCGGGTCATGTCGGCCGCGCGCTGTCCAGGGCGCTGGCGCTCTTGCCCCTGCGCCCGATCCTGATCGACCAGCGCGCCCAGGAACTGGCCCAGGCCAGCGGTGAAACCCGCCTGACCCCCCTGCCCGAGGCCGAGATCCGCAAGGCCCCCTTCGGCAGCAGCTTCGTGATCCTGACGCATGACCACGCGCTGGACTTCCTGCTCGCGGCCGAGGCGCTGCGCCGGATGGACGCGCCCTATATCGGCATGATCGGCAGCAAGACGAAACTGGCGCAGTTCCGCCGCTTCGCCCGCGCCCAGGGGCTCGACACCGACCGCCTGACCTGCCCGATCGGCGCCGGCTGGTCCAGGGACAAGCGCCCCGAGATCATCGCCGCCTTCACCGCCGCCGAGCTGATCGGCCGCCTGACCCAGTCCACTTCTTTGCTCCGGAAATACCCATGCGACAGCTGA
- the xdhB gene encoding xanthine dehydrogenase molybdopterin binding subunit, producing the protein MKQDVIVKGAAHTSIIHDSAIKHVTGQADYTDDLMMPEGTLHGYLGLSTVAHGRILSMDLDAVRKAPGVHLVLTAEDIPGVNDISPNGLHDDPVFATPEVQFLGQPIFAVIAETRDLARRACKLARVEYEELPFSLDAIAARDAGLGYVTKPLKLARGDMAEMDTAPRRLEGRLTVGGQEHFYLESQIAFAIPGEDDEVIVNTSTQHPSEVQHMVAHVLDVPSNAVVVNVRRMGGGFGGKESQMNIFCVTAALAAKKLKRAVKIRPDRDDDFQITGKRHDFVIDYRCGYDETGKIHAVDADFYARCGFSADLSGPVTDRALFHADNAYYYPAVELRSHPMKTNTVSNTAFRGFGGPQGVIMAERIVEDIAYALGRDPLEIRKANLYQNGQLTPYHQEVEDQILPRIFEELEASSDYHARRQAVLDWNARGGTIRKGIALTPVKFGISFTATWFNQAGALIHIYSDGSIHLNHGGTEMGQGLNTKVAQVVAEALGVSIDRIKITKTTTEKVPNTSATAASSGSDLNGMAALNACEQLLARLKAFAAEAKQVDPEFVTIGETVRIGDEEIPFQDFINTAYIARVQLSAAGFYKTPKIHWNRDTGRGRPFYYYAYGAACAEVSVDTLTGEYVVERADVLHDVGRSLNPALDKGQVEGAFIQGMGWLTSEELWWDQKGRLRTHAPSTYKIPLASDRPKVFNVALADWSVNRENTIKRSKAVGEPPFMLPISVFQALNMAVASFNGYRENPRIDAPATPERVLMAIERLR; encoded by the coding sequence ATGAAACAGGACGTCATCGTGAAGGGCGCAGCCCATACCTCGATCATCCACGACAGCGCCATCAAGCACGTCACCGGCCAGGCCGATTACACCGACGACCTGATGATGCCCGAGGGCACGCTGCACGGCTATCTGGGCCTCTCGACGGTCGCGCATGGCCGGATCCTGTCGATGGACCTCGACGCCGTCAGGAAGGCGCCGGGCGTGCATCTGGTGCTGACGGCCGAGGACATTCCCGGCGTCAATGACATCAGCCCGAACGGGCTGCACGACGACCCGGTCTTCGCCACGCCCGAGGTGCAGTTCCTGGGCCAGCCGATCTTTGCCGTGATCGCCGAGACCCGCGACCTGGCCCGCCGCGCCTGCAAGCTGGCCCGCGTCGAATACGAGGAACTGCCGTTTTCGCTGGACGCCATCGCCGCCCGCGATGCCGGCCTGGGCTATGTCACCAAGCCGCTGAAGCTGGCGCGCGGCGACATGGCGGAAATGGACACGGCGCCGCGCCGGCTGGAAGGCCGGCTGACCGTCGGCGGCCAGGAACATTTCTACCTGGAAAGCCAGATCGCCTTCGCCATCCCGGGTGAGGATGACGAGGTCATCGTCAACACCTCGACCCAGCACCCGAGCGAGGTGCAGCACATGGTCGCCCATGTGCTCGACGTGCCCTCGAACGCGGTGGTGGTGAACGTGCGCCGCATGGGCGGCGGCTTCGGCGGCAAGGAATCGCAGATGAACATCTTCTGCGTCACCGCCGCGCTGGCCGCGAAGAAGCTCAAGCGCGCGGTCAAGATCCGCCCCGACCGCGACGACGATTTCCAGATCACCGGCAAGCGCCACGATTTCGTCATCGACTATCGCTGCGGCTATGACGAGACCGGCAAGATCCACGCCGTCGACGCCGATTTCTATGCCCGCTGCGGCTTTTCGGCCGATCTCTCCGGCCCGGTGACCGACCGCGCGCTGTTCCACGCCGACAATGCCTATTACTATCCGGCGGTCGAGCTGCGCAGCCATCCGATGAAGACCAACACCGTCTCGAACACCGCCTTCCGCGGCTTCGGCGGCCCGCAGGGCGTCATCATGGCCGAGCGCATCGTCGAGGACATCGCCTATGCGCTTGGCCGCGACCCGCTGGAGATCCGCAAGGCGAACCTCTACCAGAACGGCCAGCTCACCCCCTATCACCAGGAGGTCGAGGACCAGATCCTGCCGCGCATCTTCGAGGAACTCGAGGCCTCGTCGGACTACCATGCCCGCCGCCAGGCCGTGCTGGACTGGAACGCCCGCGGCGGCACCATCCGCAAGGGCATCGCCCTGACCCCGGTCAAGTTCGGCATCAGCTTCACCGCGACCTGGTTCAACCAGGCCGGCGCGCTGATCCATATCTATTCGGACGGCTCGATCCACCTGAACCATGGCGGCACCGAGATGGGCCAGGGGCTGAACACCAAGGTGGCGCAGGTCGTGGCCGAGGCCCTGGGCGTCAGCATCGACCGCATCAAGATCACCAAGACCACGACCGAAAAGGTGCCGAACACCTCGGCCACCGCGGCCTCTTCGGGCTCGGACCTGAACGGCATGGCGGCGCTTAATGCCTGCGAGCAGCTGCTGGCGCGGCTCAAGGCCTTTGCCGCCGAGGCGAAACAGGTCGACCCCGAGTTCGTCACCATCGGCGAGACGGTGCGCATCGGCGACGAGGAGATCCCGTTCCAGGATTTCATCAACACCGCCTATATCGCGCGGGTGCAGCTGTCGGCGGCGGGCTTCTACAAGACGCCCAAGATCCACTGGAACCGCGACACCGGGCGCGGCCGGCCGTTCTATTACTACGCCTATGGCGCGGCCTGCGCCGAGGTCTCGGTCGACACGCTGACCGGCGAATATGTGGTCGAACGCGCCGACGTGCTCCATGACGTCGGCCGCAGCCTGAACCCGGCGCTGGACAAGGGCCAGGTCGAGGGCGCCTTCATCCAGGGCATGGGCTGGCTCACCTCCGAGGAGCTCTGGTGGGACCAGAAAGGCCGGCTGCGCACCCATGCGCCCTCGACCTACAAGATCCCGCTGGCCTCGGACCGGCCCAAGGTGTTCAACGTCGCCCTGGCCGACTGGTCGGTGAACCGCGAAAACACCATCAAGCGCTCGAAGGCCGTGGGCGAGCCGCCCTTCATGCTGCCGATCAGCGTGTTCCAGGCCCTGAACATGGCGGTGGCCAGCTTCAACGGCTATCGCGAGAACCCGCGCATCGACGCCCCGGCCACGCCCGAGCGCGTGCTGATGGCCATCGAGAGGCTCAGATGA
- the xdhA gene encoding xanthine dehydrogenase small subunit, protein MGHELRFLLNDTEIRLTEAGSSDTLLDFLRLNRRLTGTKEGCAEGDCGACTVLVGRLHHGTLHYEPINACIRFLASCHGCHVVTIEHLRGQGGGLHPVQAAMVEHHGSQCGFCTPGFVMALYGLWMQNPRPDMLAVETALQGNLCRCTGYEPIVKAAFAASEAGGQNFDALTVERDRVTAALSAIPRERVEIARGADRAILPSDAADLALVLAENPQATIVAGATDVGLWVTKFLRDISPAVFIGHMQDLKKIEITPGHITLGAGVTYSEFEPFVLAHFPEALDYWRRIGGWQVRNAGTIGGNVANGSPIGETPPLLIALGATLRLRSAEGVRDLAVEDYFIDYGKQDRRPGEFVESITVPLKGEEARIAAYKVSKRHHADITASAAAFHVETDGATIIDARVAFGGMAATPKRARGAEAALRGQPFTAETFEAAARAVANDFQPLSDWRASAEYRQQLAANFFRRFWLEQSGAEHRLRRVE, encoded by the coding sequence ATGGGCCACGAATTGCGCTTCCTGCTGAACGATACCGAGATCCGCCTGACCGAGGCCGGCTCATCGGACACGCTTCTGGACTTCCTGCGGCTGAACCGCCGCCTGACCGGCACCAAGGAGGGCTGCGCCGAAGGCGACTGCGGCGCCTGCACCGTCCTGGTCGGCCGCCTGCACCACGGCACGCTGCATTACGAGCCGATCAATGCCTGCATCCGCTTCCTGGCCTCGTGCCACGGCTGCCATGTCGTGACCATCGAGCACCTGCGCGGACAGGGCGGCGGGCTGCACCCGGTCCAGGCAGCCATGGTCGAGCATCACGGCAGCCAATGCGGCTTCTGCACGCCGGGCTTCGTCATGGCGCTTTACGGGCTGTGGATGCAGAACCCGCGTCCCGACATGCTGGCGGTCGAGACGGCGCTGCAAGGCAACCTCTGCCGCTGCACCGGCTACGAGCCGATCGTGAAGGCCGCCTTTGCGGCGTCCGAGGCGGGCGGGCAGAACTTCGACGCCCTGACCGTCGAGCGCGACCGGGTGACGGCGGCGCTGTCGGCGATCCCGCGCGAGCGGGTCGAGATCGCGCGCGGCGCGGACCGGGCCATCCTGCCCTCCGATGCCGCCGACCTGGCGCTGGTGCTGGCCGAGAATCCCCAGGCCACCATCGTCGCCGGCGCCACCGACGTGGGGCTGTGGGTGACGAAATTCCTGCGCGACATCTCTCCGGCGGTCTTTATCGGCCATATGCAGGATCTCAAGAAGATCGAGATCACCCCCGGCCATATCACGCTGGGCGCCGGTGTCACCTATTCGGAATTCGAGCCCTTCGTGCTGGCGCATTTCCCCGAGGCGCTGGACTATTGGCGCCGCATCGGCGGCTGGCAGGTCCGCAACGCCGGCACTATCGGCGGCAATGTCGCGAACGGCTCGCCCATCGGCGAGACCCCGCCCCTGCTGATCGCGCTTGGCGCCACCCTGCGCCTGCGCAGCGCCGAGGGGGTCCGCGACCTGGCCGTCGAGGATTACTTCATCGACTATGGCAAGCAGGACCGCCGCCCCGGCGAATTCGTCGAAAGCATCACCGTGCCCCTGAAGGGCGAGGAGGCGCGCATCGCCGCCTACAAGGTCAGCAAGCGCCATCATGCCGACATCACCGCCTCGGCCGCGGCCTTCCATGTCGAGACCGACGGCGCGACGATCATCGATGCCCGCGTCGCCTTCGGCGGCATGGCCGCAACGCCGAAACGCGCCCGGGGCGCCGAGGCCGCGCTGCGGGGGCAACCCTTCACCGCCGAGACCTTCGAGGCCGCCGCCAGGGCCGTGGCCAATGATTTCCAGCCGCTCAGCGACTGGCGGGCCAGCGCCGAATACCGCCAGCAACTCGCCGCCAATTTCTTCCGCCGCTTCTGGCTTGAACAGTCGGGCGCCGAACACCGCCTGAGGAGGGTCGAATGA
- a CDS encoding LysR family transcriptional regulator: protein MPYLESLRVFVRVVELGSITAGGRDLRMSPAVASNRIKDLETRYGVRLLNRTTRKLVPTEVGRAFYDNARRVIETLDEAEAVVSGFSGNPHGALRVTAPLGLGRRLIAPLVPRFCDEYPGVELRLRLSDRNVDIIADGIDLAFFLGEPQDSALKWRRIAECRRALVATRAYLEAHGTPERPDDLTQHNCLLLRYPRSPEYYWVLQTPEGPQKLLVNGKFDADDGDVLSAWAQEGRGIVNRPRYEVAAQLASGELVEVLPQFPPLPSQFGVLTPHRRLQDPKVRLFADFIARETRGVFA from the coding sequence ATGCCATATCTTGAAAGTCTGCGGGTTTTCGTGCGCGTGGTCGAACTCGGCTCGATCACCGCCGGCGGGCGCGACCTGCGCATGTCGCCGGCGGTCGCCTCGAACCGCATCAAGGATCTGGAGACGCGCTATGGCGTGCGGCTGTTGAACCGCACCACCCGCAAGCTGGTGCCGACCGAGGTCGGGCGCGCCTTCTACGACAACGCCCGCCGGGTGATCGAGACGCTGGACGAGGCCGAGGCGGTGGTCTCGGGCTTTTCCGGCAATCCGCATGGCGCCTTGCGGGTGACGGCGCCGCTGGGGCTGGGCCGGCGGTTGATCGCGCCGCTGGTGCCGCGGTTCTGCGACGAATATCCGGGCGTCGAGCTGCGCCTGCGGCTGTCGGATCGCAACGTGGACATCATCGCCGACGGCATCGACCTGGCCTTCTTCCTGGGCGAGCCGCAGGATTCGGCGCTGAAATGGCGCCGCATCGCCGAATGCCGGCGGGCGCTGGTGGCGACGCGGGCCTATCTCGAGGCGCATGGCACGCCCGAACGGCCCGACGACCTGACGCAGCACAACTGCCTGCTGCTGCGCTATCCGCGCAGCCCGGAATATTACTGGGTGCTGCAGACCCCCGAGGGGCCGCAGAAGCTGCTGGTGAACGGCAAGTTCGACGCCGACGACGGCGACGTGCTCAGCGCCTGGGCGCAGGAGGGGCGCGGCATCGTCAACCGGCCGCGCTATGAGGTGGCCGCGCAACTCGCCTCGGGCGAGCTGGTCGAGGTGCTGCCGCAATTCCCGCCGCTGCCCTCGCAATTCGGCGTGCTGACCCCGCACCGTCGCCTGCAGGACCCCAAGGTGCGGCTGTTCGCGGATTTCATCGCGCGCGAGACGCGGGGGGTGTTCGCGTGA
- a CDS encoding urate hydroxylase PuuD → MSDFAVIWDWLAFAIRWTHVVTAICWIGSSFYFVALDLGLRKVPGLPAGAHGEEWQVHGGGFYHIQKYLVAPERMPDHLIWFKWESYMTWISGAALLMVTYWVGSELFLIDPAKMELAPWQAILISAGSLSIGWLVYTNLCKSKLGETPTLLMLLLFVLLMAMGWGYNQVFTGRATMLHLGAFTATIMTANVFFIIMPNQRIVVADLKAGRPADPKYGKIAKLRSTHNNYLTLPVVFLMLSNHYPLAFATEYNWIIAGLIFLMGVTIRHFFNTMHAGGGMKWWTWAITTILFIIVMWLSTAPMFRQTLEEAEARVLTPTQQAMIDSPGWEDASNAVLGRCAMCHAREPGYEGIHTAPKGVLLETPDDITRAAREIYIQAGVTHAMPPANVSFMEPEERQAIVDWYRGLPKSYAWN, encoded by the coding sequence ATGTCCGATTTCGCCGTCATCTGGGACTGGCTCGCATTCGCCATTCGCTGGACGCATGTCGTCACCGCGATCTGCTGGATCGGCTCGTCCTTTTACTTCGTCGCGCTCGACCTGGGCCTGCGCAAGGTGCCCGGGCTGCCCGCCGGCGCGCATGGCGAGGAGTGGCAGGTCCATGGCGGCGGCTTCTACCATATCCAGAAATACCTGGTGGCGCCCGAGCGGATGCCCGACCACCTGATCTGGTTCAAATGGGAAAGCTACATGACCTGGATCTCGGGGGCGGCGCTTCTGATGGTCACCTATTGGGTCGGGTCCGAGCTGTTCCTGATCGACCCCGCCAAGATGGAGCTGGCGCCCTGGCAGGCGATCCTGATCTCGGCCGGTTCGCTGTCGATCGGCTGGCTGGTCTATACCAACCTGTGCAAGTCCAAGCTGGGTGAGACGCCGACGCTGCTGATGCTGCTCTTGTTCGTGCTGCTGATGGCGATGGGCTGGGGCTATAACCAGGTCTTTACCGGCCGCGCCACCATGCTGCACCTGGGCGCCTTTACCGCCACGATCATGACGGCGAACGTGTTCTTCATCATCATGCCGAACCAGCGCATCGTCGTCGCCGATCTCAAGGCCGGGCGTCCCGCCGATCCGAAATACGGCAAGATCGCCAAGCTGCGCTCGACGCATAACAACTACCTGACCCTGCCGGTCGTGTTCCTGATGCTGTCGAACCACTATCCGCTGGCCTTCGCCACCGAATACAACTGGATCATCGCTGGGCTGATCTTCCTGATGGGCGTGACCATCCGCCACTTCTTCAACACCATGCACGCCGGCGGCGGCATGAAATGGTGGACCTGGGCGATCACCACGATCCTGTTCATCATCGTCATGTGGCTTTCGACCGCGCCGATGTTCCGCCAGACGCTGGAAGAGGCCGAGGCCCGCGTCCTGACGCCGACCCAGCAGGCGATGATCGACTCGCCGGGCTGGGAGGACGCCTCGAACGCGGTGCTGGGCCGCTGCGCCATGTGCCACGCCCGCGAGCCGGGCTATGAGGGGATCCACACCGCGCCCAAGGGCGTGCTGCTGGAGACCCCCGACGACATCACCCGCGCCGCGCGGGAGATCTACATCCAGGCCGGCGTGACCCATGCCATGCCGCCCGCGAACGTCAGCTTCATGGAGCCCGAGGAACGCCAGGCCATCGTCGACTGGTATCGCGGCCTGCCGAAAAGCTACGCCTGGAACTGA
- the ileS gene encoding isoleucine--tRNA ligase, with protein sequence MSDTTETAPDYRDTVFLPQTDFPMRAGLPQREPEWLARWERIGIYDRLRERAAGRTPFILHDGPPYANGNLHIGHALNKTIKDIIVRSHQMMGRDARYVPGWDCHGLPIEWKIEEKYRQDGRDKDAVDVVEFRQECRRFAESWVDIQREEFKRLGITGKWDDPYLTMDYHAEAVIAAEFMKLLMNGALYQGSKPVMWSPVEKTALAEAEVEYHDHTSHTIWVRFPVTGSAGIWGAKKPASVVIWTTTPWTIPQNRAVAYNPAIAYGLYRVGAVAENATARPGELLVLADALAESVKQAGKVEDWERVGDVAASDLEGLVLAHPLRGVEGGLGEWDFDVPMLPGDHVTEDAGTGFVHTAPSHGDDDYQLGLKFKLPMTYNVEPDGSYRADLPIFGGQAILTPEGKEGPANVSVIKQLAYAGALLAKGKVKHSYPHSWRSKAPLIYRNTPQWFAAIDFELADGMGQYGATIRSRALTSIDKLVKWWPQSGRNRIHSMVENRPDWVLSRQRAWGVPLTCFVKKGARPTDPDFLLRDQRVNDRIIAAFERDGADVWYRPGFAAEVLAGVADPADYDQVMDVLDVWFDSGSTHAFVLRDRADGAPDGIADVYLEGTDQHRGWFQSSLLQACATKGRAPYRNVVTHGFTLDEKGMKMSKSLGNTIVPAEVIKQYGADILRLWVAQTDYTADQRIGPEILKGTADSYRRLRNTLRFVLGNLDGFAEAERIDPADMPELEQWVLHRLAQIDAQLRHGYDSFDFQGVFQTVFQFATVDLSAFYFDIRKDALYCDAPDSARRRAARTVLDLLFHRIVTWLAPILPFTMEDVWLARFPSEEGSVHLQDFPATPAGWLNEGLARKWEAIRRIRRVVTAALEIKRSDKVIGASLEAAPVVHVEEADELKALKSVDFADICITSGISLTADPAPAEAFRLADVPGIGVVFEGAMGEKCQRCWKILPDVGTHRHPGTCARCDAVLG encoded by the coding sequence ATGAGCGACACGACCGAGACCGCGCCCGACTATCGCGACACCGTCTTCCTGCCCCAGACCGATTTCCCGATGCGCGCCGGCCTGCCGCAGCGAGAGCCGGAATGGCTGGCCCGCTGGGAGCGGATCGGCATCTATGACCGGCTGCGCGAGCGGGCGGCGGGCCGGACGCCCTTCATCCTGCACGACGGCCCTCCCTACGCGAACGGCAATCTGCATATCGGCCACGCGCTGAACAAGACCATCAAGGACATCATCGTGCGCAGCCACCAGATGATGGGCCGCGATGCGCGCTATGTGCCGGGCTGGGACTGCCACGGCCTGCCGATCGAATGGAAGATCGAGGAGAAATACCGCCAGGATGGCCGCGACAAGGATGCCGTGGACGTGGTCGAGTTCCGCCAGGAATGCCGCCGCTTCGCCGAATCCTGGGTCGATATCCAGCGCGAGGAGTTCAAGCGCCTGGGCATCACCGGCAAGTGGGACGATCCCTATCTGACCATGGACTACCACGCCGAGGCGGTGATCGCGGCCGAGTTCATGAAGCTGCTGATGAACGGCGCGCTTTACCAGGGCTCGAAGCCGGTGATGTGGTCCCCGGTCGAGAAGACCGCGCTGGCCGAGGCCGAGGTCGAATATCACGACCATACCAGCCATACCATCTGGGTGCGGTTTCCCGTCACCGGGTCGGCGGGTATTTGGGGAGCAAAGAAGCCTGCAAGCGTGGTGATCTGGACCACCACCCCCTGGACGATTCCGCAGAACCGGGCCGTGGCCTATAACCCCGCCATCGCTTACGGGCTGTATCGCGTCGGTGCGGTGGCCGAGAATGCAACGGCGCGGCCCGGCGAATTGCTGGTGCTGGCCGATGCGCTGGCCGAGAGCGTGAAGCAGGCCGGCAAGGTCGAGGACTGGGAGCGGGTGGGCGACGTGGCGGCCTCGGACCTGGAGGGGCTGGTGCTGGCTCATCCGCTGCGTGGCGTCGAGGGGGGGCTGGGCGAGTGGGATTTCGACGTGCCCATGCTGCCCGGCGATCACGTCACCGAGGACGCGGGCACCGGCTTCGTGCATACCGCGCCCAGCCATGGCGACGACGACTATCAGCTGGGGCTGAAGTTCAAGCTGCCGATGACCTATAACGTCGAGCCGGACGGCTCGTATCGCGCCGACCTGCCGATCTTCGGCGGTCAGGCCATCCTGACGCCCGAGGGCAAGGAAGGCCCGGCCAATGTCAGCGTCATCAAGCAGCTGGCCTATGCCGGGGCGCTGCTGGCCAAGGGCAAGGTCAAGCACTCCTATCCGCATTCGTGGCGGTCCAAGGCGCCGCTGATCTATCGCAACACGCCGCAATGGTTCGCCGCCATCGACTTCGAGCTGGCCGATGGCATGGGGCAATATGGCGCCACCATCCGCAGCCGGGCGCTGACCTCGATCGACAAGCTGGTGAAGTGGTGGCCGCAATCGGGGCGCAACCGCATCCATTCCATGGTCGAGAACCGGCCCGACTGGGTGCTGTCGCGCCAGCGCGCCTGGGGCGTGCCGCTGACCTGCTTCGTCAAGAAGGGCGCCAGGCCCACCGACCCGGACTTTCTGCTGCGCGACCAGCGCGTAAACGACCGCATCATCGCCGCCTTCGAACGGGACGGCGCCGATGTCTGGTATCGCCCCGGCTTTGCCGCCGAGGTGCTGGCGGGCGTCGCCGATCCGGCGGATTACGACCAGGTCATGGACGTGCTGGACGTCTGGTTCGACAGCGGCTCGACCCATGCCTTCGTGCTGCGCGACCGCGCCGACGGGGCGCCGGACGGTATCGCCGACGTCTATCTGGAGGGCACCGACCAGCATCGCGGCTGGTTCCAGTCCTCGCTGCTGCAAGCCTGCGCGACCAAGGGCCGGGCGCCCTATCGCAACGTGGTCACGCATGGCTTCACGCTGGACGAGAAGGGCATGAAGATGTCCAAGTCGCTGGGCAATACCATCGTTCCGGCCGAGGTCATCAAGCAATACGGCGCCGACATCCTGCGGCTCTGGGTGGCGCAGACCGACTATACCGCCGACCAGCGCATCGGGCCCGAGATCCTGAAGGGCACCGCCGACAGCTATCGCCGGCTGCGCAACACGCTGCGCTTCGTGCTGGGCAACCTCGACGGCTTTGCCGAGGCCGAGCGCATCGACCCGGCGGACATGCCGGAACTGGAGCAATGGGTGCTGCACCGGCTGGCGCAGATCGACGCGCAGCTGCGCCATGGCTATGACAGCTTCGACTTCCAGGGCGTGTTCCAGACCGTGTTCCAGTTCGCCACGGTGGATCTGTCGGCCTTCTATTTCGACATCCGCAAGGACGCGCTTTACTGCGACGCCCCCGATTCGGCGCGGCGGCGGGCGGCGCGGACGGTGCTGGACCTGCTGTTCCACCGCATCGTGACCTGGCTGGCGCCGATCCTGCCCTTTACCATGGAGGATGTCTGGCTGGCGCGCTTCCCCTCCGAGGAGGGCAGCGTGCATCTGCAGGACTTCCCCGCCACCCCGGCCGGCTGGCTGAACGAGGGCCTGGCGCGGAAATGGGAGGCGATCCGCCGCATCCGCCGCGTTGTCACCGCGGCGCTGGAGATCAAGCGCAGCGACAAGGTGATCGGCGCCAGCCTCGAGGCCGCGCCGGTGGTGCATGTCGAGGAAGCGGATGAGCTGAAGGCGCTGAAATCGGTGGATTTCGCCGATATCTGCATCACCTCCGGCATCAGCCTGACCGCCGATCCGGCCCCGGCCGAGGCGTTCCGGCTGGCGGATGTGCCGGGCATCGGCGTGGTCTTCGAGGGCGCGATGGGCGAGAAATGCCAGCGCTGCTGGAAGATCCTGCCCGACGTCGGCACGCACCGGCACCCGGGCACCTGCGCGCGCTGCGACGCGGTGCTGGGCTGA
- a CDS encoding FAD-dependent monooxygenase: MARDRPAARPAAPALPRRQPHGGGAAHRPPAHRGHAARRRLLVDARAELDTWPQRDLLAWKAEAVALWPQLAPFLDGIRDNAAMTQARYAHGTLRRPLAPGLVHIGDAAHRASPQLGQGANMALLDALALGLALRGPLEDAPADYAAMRRWHVLIYQGLSAAFTPMYQSGSRSLPWLRDRLLAPASTLPLVRGAG, from the coding sequence CTGGCCCGAGACCGACCTGCCGCGCGACCAGCTGCGCCAGCGCTACCGCGCCGCCAGCCGCATGGCGGGGGTGCTGCCCATCGGCCGCCTGCCCACCGAGGCCACGCCGCGCGCCGCCGTCTTCTGGTCGATGCCCGCGCCGAACTGGACACCTGGCCGCAACGCGATCTCCTGGCCTGGAAGGCCGAGGCCGTCGCCCTCTGGCCACAGCTGGCGCCCTTCCTGGACGGCATCCGCGACAATGCGGCGATGACCCAGGCGCGCTATGCCCATGGCACCCTGCGCCGGCCCCTCGCGCCGGGGCTGGTCCATATCGGCGACGCGGCGCATCGCGCCAGCCCGCAGCTGGGGCAGGGCGCGAACATGGCGCTGCTCGACGCGCTCGCGCTTGGCTTGGCGCTGCGCGGACCGCTGGAGGACGCGCCCGCCGATTACGCCGCCATGCGCCGCTGGCACGTCCTGATCTACCAGGGCCTGAGCGCGGCCTTCACGCCGATGTATCAATCCGGCAGCCGCAGCCTGCCCTGGCTGCGCGACCGGCTGCTGGCGCCCGCATCGACCCTGCCGCTGGTGCGCGGGGCGGGCTGA
- a CDS encoding group III truncated hemoglobin — MIPPRFDITPEQIDRVVATFYAAIRRHEELGPIFAAHVADWPAHEAKIAAFWRNAILYERSYEGSPMRAHIMAGNVHGQHFAPWLMLFDETLRRTLPPEAAQGWSALAHRIGAGLRMGVENMAATAGPPVLR; from the coding sequence ATGATCCCGCCTCGTTTCGACATCACCCCCGAACAGATCGACCGCGTCGTCGCCACCTTCTATGCCGCCATCCGCCGGCACGAGGAGCTCGGCCCGATCTTCGCCGCCCATGTCGCCGACTGGCCCGCGCATGAGGCCAAGATCGCCGCTTTCTGGCGCAATGCCATCCTCTACGAGCGCAGCTACGAGGGCAGCCCGATGCGCGCGCATATCATGGCCGGCAATGTCCACGGCCAGCATTTCGCGCCCTGGCTGATGCTTTTCGACGAAACCCTGCGCCGCACCCTGCCGCCCGAGGCCGCGCAGGGCTGGTCGGCGCTGGCGCATCGCATCGGCGCCGGGCTGCGCATGGGGGTCGAGAACATGGCCGCCACCGCCGGCCCGCCGGTCCTGCGCTAG